In Bactrocera neohumeralis isolate Rockhampton chromosome 5, APGP_CSIRO_Bneo_wtdbg2-racon-allhic-juicebox.fasta_v2, whole genome shotgun sequence, the genomic window CACACCTTTAATAATCCATTCGCTTTCATTTCACATTCGCACAGGTCTCTCCAAATTGCACACAAACGATCTAGAACCAGCTTTACAATTCTGCACGCACCTCGTTTACGGTTATGCCAGCATCAGTCCGACATCAAATAAACTTGTCAGCAGCAATGATAAGCTCGATCTGGACATCGGTTCGGGACTGTACCGCACAGTGACTGGTTATAAGAAGAAGTACCCACACTTGAAGGTGTTGTTGAGCGTTGGTGGCGACAGAGACGAAGTCGATCCAGATAACAACAAGTATTTGACTTTGTTGGAGAGCACCAATGCGCGCATACCGTTCATAAATAGTGCGCACTCTTTGGTGAAGACTTACGGTTTCGATGGTCTCGATTTGGCTTGGCAATTCCCCAAGAATAAGGCCAAAAAGGTGCATAGCGGCATCGGTAAATTGTGGAAGGgtttcaagaaaattttctcTGGCGACTTTGTGGTCGATGAGAAGGCCGAGGAACATAAAGAAGAATTCACAGCTTTGGTGCGCGAACTAAAGAACGCTTTCCGTCCTGATGGTTACTTGCTGGGACTCTCCGTCTTACCCAACGTGAACTCATCACGTAAGTTTTATATgagtttagttttcatttcatacaaaaaacttttttttttctcttacaGTATTTTACGATGTGCCCGCAATTGTAAACAATTTGGACTACGTCAACTTGCACGCCTACGATTTCCAAACACCTGAGCGCAACCCTGAAGTTGCTGATTTCCCAGCACCCATTTACGAGCTAAATGAACGTAACCCTGAAGCTAATATTAATTTCCAAACACAGTATTGGTTAAACAACCACTGCCCTGCAACTAAAATCAATGTCGCTGTTGCCGCCTATGGACGTGCCTGGAAAATGACTAAGGATTCCGGTCTCACCGGTGTGCCACCAGTTGTGGAAACAGATGGCGTTGCCCCAGCCGGTACGCAAACTCAAAAACCTGGTCTGCTCAGCTGGCCTGAGGTGTGCGGCAAATTACCAAATCCCGCCAATCAGCATTTGAAGGGCGCTGATGGTCCACTCCGTAAGGTTGGTGATCCTACCAAACGTTTCGGCAACTATGCTTACCGCTCAGCTGATGACAGCGGCGATAATGGCATTTGGGTTGGCTATGACGATCCTGACACCGCAGCGAATAAAGCAGCCTTTGTCAAGGCCAGAGGTTTGGGCGGTATAGCTTTGGTTGACTTGTCTTTCGATGACTTCCGCGGTGCTTGCACTGGCGATAAGTATCCAATCTTACGTGCCATCAAGTATAAGTTGTAAAACGAACTTAGTTAAACAAGTTGGTTTATaccataaatttgttaaaagctTTTACGCATTTTAAGTTTCGTGCTCATTTAAGTTTCATTGTTCGGAGCATGTAATATTGTCACATTTACCAAAACAGAAAATACACAAccaaaacatatatacatactcatAAATTGTGTCTTTTGTGTAAGGATTTTCAACTGGAGCGGCTTTATATCTATAAATTCTATAGGAATATATGCTAATGCTTCGGTTGTTCCCAGCACACAGTGCAGTTATTTGTCTACAAAATAAAAGCTATTAATCAAAACACTTTAAGGACGATAAGTCAGTCTTCATTTGGACAGCAAAACTCGAATTTTCACCGAAAAATAATCGAGTTTGATATGgaattatatatacttacatcaATGATCAATAATCAGACGAGACGGGTTGAAATCCAATGattgtctgtccgcccgtcagTCTGCCtgtgtaagctgtaacttgagtaaaaagtaAGATATGTTGATAAAACTTGGTCCACAAAACGCCCTtaaaccctataaagtacagttaagcattaaattaaaatatggaactgtgtttaaaactactaaaagcgcgataaatcaagaACTAAACTATATGGACGAGGCacttactttttatactctcgcaacaaagttgctaaggagagtacatataatagttttgttcacataacggttgtttgtaagtcctaaaactaaaagagtcagatatagggttatatataccaaagtgatcagagtgacgagtagagttgaaatccggatgtctgtctgtccgtccgtccgtctttccgtccgtccgtgcaagctgtaacttgagtaaaaattgagatatcataatgaaacttggtacacatatttcttggctccataagttcgaagatgggcaaaatcggcccactgccacgcccacaaaatggcgaaaaccgaaaacctataaagtgtcataactaagtcataaataaagatattaaagtaaaatttggcacaaaggatcgcattagggaggggcatatttggacgtaatttttttggaaaagttagcgtggccccgccccctactaagttttttgtacatatctcggaaactactatagctatggcaaccaaactctacagagtcgtttccttcaggcatttccatatacagttcaaaaataaaagaaatcggataataaccacgcccacctcccatacaaaggttatgttgaaaatcactaaaagtgcgttaaccgactaacaaaaaacgtcagaaacactaaattttacggaataaatggcagaaggaagctgcacccaggcttttttagaaatttaaaatgggcgtggcgtcgcccacttatggaccaaaaaccatatctcaggaactactctacctatttcaatgaaattcggtacattaaatctcttaacaccctgatgacatgtacaaaatatgggtgaaatcggttcacaaccacgccttcttccaatataacgctattttgaattccatctgatgccttctctgtacaatatatacattaggaaccaatgatgatagcggaataaaactttgcacaaatacggtatttgcaaaatatgtaaatgacggataatgaaatctcgattatcactttatcatgagagagtataaaatgttcggtgacacccgaacttagcccttcctttcttgttataatacataattttatattccatcttattctttcactttctagtaTACAAATCAGGAACCAAACAATGCTTCCAAGTAAAGTGAATAGTGTCTATCAGATGTGCTGACCTATGGCAAAAAATTGTCCAAGTCGTATGAAAACTATTCAATCTCCCAGATAcagaatatgtggaccccagttcCTAATGCAAACTTCTTaccgaaattcgaaaaaaaattgctctccccaatttttttaatattcggttacacccgaactaagGAAGAGCCTTAGTTGTTTGGTTGCAAAGCTCAAAAACGGCTAAAAAACATGCACCCTTTTCTtgtaataatgggttgtcaaaaaagtcttgcggcattttcgctagttggcgctgaaagcgcgtggTTCTAGTtctattcgtcgcatcgggtcatgctatacctttttggaatgCTCATTTCGCgcactaacacgtgtttgattgattgtcgtttcttttaagtcgttcgtgagttatagcgtcgcaaacatgtagcaaaatgaagagaaaatacggcatattttacagtactactacgataaaggcaaaaatgcatctcaagccgccaataaaatttgtgcaatttatagacccgatacagtttccactTCCACCGCACatcgatggtttcaacgttttcgttctggtgtagaggtggtcgaagatgcgccacactccggaaggcctgtcgtcgaaaattgcgataaaatcgctgaattggtcgatagagaccggcatagtagcagccgtaccatcggtcaagagctgggcatgagtcatcaaaccgTTATATACCATTGGAAGAAGCTTGGAGTCACtaagaagctcgatgtatgggtgccacacgaattgacgcaaaaaaacatcTTTGACCGTATCGATGCATGCGAATCGCttctgaatcgcaacaaaatcgacccGTTTTTGAAGCGTATGGTGACCGGCgatgaaaagtgggtcacttaCGATAACATAAGAcgcaaacggtcgtggtcgaaaagCGGTGAAGCAGCCCAGACGGTGGCCAAGcctggattgacggccaggaaggttcttctgtgtgtttggtgggattggcaggGAATAATGAGCTACTCCCCTATGGCCAAACGCTCAATTCGGACCTGTACTgccaacaactggaccgcttgaaggcaGCACTCATGCAGAAGAGGCCATCTTTGATCAACAGAGGCCGAATTgttttccatcaggacaacgccaggccacacacatctttagtaacgcgccagaagctccgggagctcggatgggaggttcttttgcatccaccgtatagtccggatctcgcaccaagtgattaccacctgtttctgtccatggcgaacgcgctTGGTAGTCTGGAGTTGGCCACAAGAGAGTCCTGTGAAAATTGGCTCTccgagttttttgccaatagggaGCTTCTATGAGAGGGGCATTATAAAGTCGGCATCTCGTTGAGAACGCCTCATCGaacaaaacggcgcatatttgacttgaatcgcattattgtaaccaattttataaacaattgaaaattcaataaaaaataccgcaagacttttttgacaaccaatatatgCTATTCCCCCTCAATCCCTGGATAGGTCACGTGATGATATTGCAATATCAAATTGCCCACAGCATCAATAACTTCCGGAACAAGAACTGACTTTGAACGACCTTCCCGAAATTCGTCTTGATGTTATCTACGACCTCGATGAGATTCACCATACCACACATAAACAC contains:
- the LOC126758791 gene encoding chitinase-like protein Idgf4 — encoded protein: MKFVILLALSLAALASAQHASNSHLVCYYDGSSYVREGLSKLHTNDLEPALQFCTHLVYGYASISPTSNKLVSSNDKLDLDIGSGLYRTVTGYKKKYPHLKVLLSVGGDRDEVDPDNNKYLTLLESTNARIPFINSAHSLVKTYGFDGLDLAWQFPKNKAKKVHSGIGKLWKGFKKIFSGDFVVDEKAEEHKEEFTALVRELKNAFRPDGYLLGLSVLPNVNSSLFYDVPAIVNNLDYVNLHAYDFQTPERNPEVADFPAPIYELNERNPEANINFQTQYWLNNHCPATKINVAVAAYGRAWKMTKDSGLTGVPPVVETDGVAPAGTQTQKPGLLSWPEVCGKLPNPANQHLKGADGPLRKVGDPTKRFGNYAYRSADDSGDNGIWVGYDDPDTAANKAAFVKARGLGGIALVDLSFDDFRGACTGDKYPILRAIKYKL